From Macaca fascicularis isolate 582-1 chromosome 14, T2T-MFA8v1.1, a single genomic window includes:
- the BCL9L gene encoding B-cell CLL/lymphoma 9-like protein isoform X4, which yields MHPENKLTNHGKTGNGGAQSQHQNVNQGPTCNLGSKGVGAGNHGAKANQISPSNSSLKNPQTGVPPFSSLKGKVKRERSVSVDSGEQREAGTPSLDSEAKEVAPRSKRRCVLERKQPYSGDEWCSGPDSEEDDKPIGATHNCNVADPAMAAPQLGPGQTTQLPLSESSVPGAPHGPPPGLRPDAPGGGGGGGGVPGKPPSQFVYVFTTHLANTAAEAVLQGRADSILAYHQQNVPRAKLDQAPKVPPTPEPLPLSTPTAGTPQSQPPPLPPPPPPAPGSAPPALPPEGPPEDSSQDLAPNSVGAASTGGGTGGTHPNTPTATTANNPLPPGGDPSSAPGPALLGEAAPTGNGQRSLVGSEGLSKEQLEHRERSLQTLRDIERLLLRSGETEPFLKGTPGGAGEGGPTAQAPPPPAQQPPTAPPSGLKKYEEPLQSMISQTQSLGGPPLEHEVPGHPPGGDMGQQMNMMIQRLGQDSLTPEQVAWRKLQEEYYEEKRRKEEQIGLHGGRPLQDMMGMGGMMVRGPPPPYHSKPGDQWPPGMGAQLRGPMDVQDPMQLRGGPPFPGPRFPGNQIQRVPGFGGMQSMPMEVPMNAMQRPVRPGMGWTEDLPPMGGPSNFAQNTMPYPGGQGEAERFMTPRVREELLRHQLLEKRSMGMQRPLGMAGSGMGQSMEMERMMQAHRQMDPAMFPGQMAGGEGLAGTPMGMEFGGGRGLLSPPMGQSGLREVDPPMGPGNLNMNMNVNMNMNMNLNVQMTPQQQMLMSQKMRGPGDMMGPQGLSPEEMARVRAQNSSGVMGGPQKMLMPSQFPSQGQQGFSGGQGPYQAMSQDMGNTQDMFSPDQSSMPMSNVGTTRLSHMPLPAASNPPGTVHSAPNRGLGRRPSDLTISINQMGSPGMGHLKSPTLSQVHSPLVTSPSANLKSPQTPSQMVPLPSANPPGPLKSPQVLGSSLSVRSPTGSPSRLKSPSMAVPSPGWVASPKTAMPSPGVSQNKQPPLNMNSSTTLSNMEQGALPPSGPRSSSSAPPANPPSGLMNSSLPFTSSPDPTPSQNPLSLMMTQMSKYAMPSSTPLYHNAIKTIATSDDELLPDRPLLPPPPPPQGSGPGISNSQPSQMHLNSAAAQSPMGMNLPGQQPLSHEPPPAMLPSPTPLGSNIPLHPNPQGTGGPPQNSMMMAPGGPDSLNAPCGPVPSSSQMMPFPPRLQQPHGAMAPTGGGGGGPGLQQHYPSGMPLPPEDLPNQPPGPMPPQQHLMGKAMAGRMGDTYPPGVLPGVASVLNDPELSEVIRPTPTGIPEFDLSRIIPSEKPSSTLQYFPKSENQPPKAQPPNLHLMNLQNMMAEQTPSRPPNLPGQQGVQRGLNMSMCHPGQMSLLGRTGVPPQQGMVPHGLHQGVMSPPQGLMTQQNFMLMKQRGVGGEVYSQPPHMLSPQGSLMGPPPQQNLMVSHPLRQRSVSLDSQMGYLPAPGGMANLPF from the exons ATGCACCCAGAAAATAAATTGACCAATCATGGCAAAACAGGGAATGGCGGGGCCCAATCTCAGCACCAGAATGTGAACCAAGGACCCACCTGCAACCTGGGCTCGAAGGGCGTGGGGGCGGGGAACCATGGGGCCAAGGCCAACCAGATCTCGCCTAGCAACTCAAGTCTGAAGAACCCCCAGACAGGGGTGCCCCCTTTCAGCTCGCTCAAGGGCAAGGTGAAGAGGGAACGGAGTGTGTCTGTGGACTCTGGAGAGCAGCGAGAGGCTGGGACCCCATCCCTGGATTCGGAGGCCAAAG AGGTGGCGCCCCGGAGTAAGCGGCGCTGTGTGCTGGAGCGGAAGCAGCCATACAGTGGGGACGAATGGTGCTCTGGACCGGACAGTGAGGAGGACGACAAGCCCATTGGGGCCACCCACA ATTGTAATGTAGCAGACCCAGCCATGGCGGCCCCACAGCTGGGTCCCGGCCAAACCACCCAACTGCCCCTCAGCGAGAGCAGCGTGCCAGGCGCCCCGCACGGCCCTCCTCCTGGCCTTCGGCCTGATGCccctgggggcgggggcgggggcgggggcgtcCCCGGAAAGCCTCCCTCGCAGTTCGTATACGTCTTCACCACCCACCTGGCCAACAC GGCTGCGGAGGCAGTGCTGCAGGGCCGGGCAGACTCCATCCTCGCCTACCACCAGCAGAACGTGCCCCGGGCCAAGCTTGACCAG GCCCCTAAAGTGCCCCCCACCCCAGAACCGCTACCCCTGAGCACGCCGACAGCGGGCACCCCACAGTCCCAGCCACCTCCactgccgccgccgccacccccggcccctgGCAGTGCCCCGCCTGCTCTGCCCCCAGAGGGGCCTCCTGAGGACAGCAGTCAGGACCTGGCCCCCAACTCAGTGGGAGCTGCCAGCACAGGTGGTGGGACTGGGGGCACCCACCCTAACACCCCGACGGCTACCACCGCCAacaaccctctgcctcctggaggaGACCCCAGCAGTGcccccggccctgccctgctgGGGGAGGCAGCCCCCACTGGAAACGGGCAGCGCAGCCTGGTGGGCTCAGAGGGCCTGTCCAAAGAGCAGCTGGAGCATCGGGAACGGTCCCTCCAGACGCTGCGAGACATTGAGCGACTGCTGCTCCGCAGCGGAGAGACTGAgcccttcctcaaggggaccccAGGAGGAGCGGGTGAGGGGGGCCCAACAGCACAAGcaccccctccccccgcccaGCAGCCACCCACGGCCCCTCCCAGCGGGCTGAAGAAGTACGAGGAACCCTTGCAGTCCATGATTTCGCAGACACAGAGCCTAGGGGGCCCCCCTCTGGAGCACGAAGTGCCTGGGCACCCCCCGGGTGGGGACATGGGGCAGCAGATGAACATGATGATACAGAGGCTAGGCCAGGACAGCCTCACGCCCGAGCAGGTGGCCTGGCGCAAGCTGCAGGAGGAGTACTACGAGGAGAAACGGCGGAAAGAGGAACAGATTGGGCTGCACGGGGGCCGCCCTCTGCAGGACATGATGGGCATGGGGGGCATGATGGTGAGGGGGCCCCCGCCTCCTTACCACAGCAAGCCTGGGGATCAGTGGCCGCCTGGAATGGGTGCGCAGCTGCGGGGACCCATGGATGTTCAAGATCCCATGCAGCTCCGGGGCGGACCTCCCTTTCCTGGCCCCCGTTTCCCAGGCAACCAGATACAACGGGTGCCTGGGTTTGGGGGCATGCAGAGTATGCCCATGGAGGTGCCCATGAATGCCATGCAGAGGCCCGTAAGACCAGGCATGGGCTGGACCGAAGACTTGCCCCCTATGGGGGGACCCAGCAATTTTGCCCAGAACACCATGCCCTACCCAGGTGGGCAGGGTGAGGCGGAGCGATTCATGACCCCCCGAGTCCGTGAGGAGCTGCTGCGGCACCAGCTGCTGGAGAAGCGGTCGATGGGCATGCAGCGCCCCCTGGGCATGGCAGGCAGTGGCATGGGACAGAGCATGGAGATGGAGCGGATGATGCAGGCGCACCGGCAGATGGATCCTGCCATGTTCCCCGGGCAGATGGCTGGCGGTGAGGGCCTGGCGGGCACTCCCATGGGCATGGAGTTTGGTGGAGGCCGGGGCCTCCTGAGCCCTCCCATGGGACAGTCTGGGCTGAGGGAGGTGGACCCGCCCATGGGGCCAGGCAACCTCAACATGAACATGAATGTGAACATGAACATGAACATGAACCTGAACGTGCAGATGACCCCTCAGCAGCAGATGCTGATGTCGCAGAAGATGCGGGGCCCTGGGGACATGATGGGGCCCCAGGGCCTCAGTCCTGAGGAGATGGCCCGGGTTCGGGCCCAGAACAGCAGTGGCGTGATGGGCGGCCCGCAAAAGATGCTGATGCCTTCACAGTTTCCTAGCCAGGGCCAGCAGGGATTCTCTGGGGGCCAGGGACCCTACCAAGCCATGTCCCAGGACATGGGCAATACCCAAGACATGTTCAGCCCTGATCAGAGCTCAATGCCCATGAGCAACGTGGGCACCACCCGGCTCAGCCACATGCCTCTGCCCGCTGCCTCCAATCCTCCTGGGACCGTGCATTCAGCCCCAAACCGGGGGCTAGGCAGGCGGCCTTCGGACCTCACCATCAGTATTAATCAGATGGGCTCACCGGGCATGGGTCACTTGAAGTCACCCACCCTTAGCCAGGTGCACTCACCCCTGGTCACCTCGCCCTCTGCCAACCTCAAGTCACCCCAGACTCCCTCACAGATGGTGCCCTTGCCTTCTGCCAACCCGCCAGGACCTCTCAAGTCGCCCCAGGTCCTCGGCTCCTCCCTCAGCGTCCGTTCACCCACTGGCTCGCCCAGCAGGCTCAAGTCTCCTTCCATGGCGGTGCCTTCTCCAGGCTGGGTTGCCTCACCCAAGACGGCCATGCCCAGTCCTGGGGTCTCCCAGAACAAGCAGCCGCCTCTCAACATGAACTCTTccaccaccctgagcaacatggaaCAGG GTGCCCTCCCGCCTAGCGGCCCCCGGAGCAGCTCCTCAGCACCTCCCGCCAACCCTCCCAGCGGCCTCATGAACTCCAGCCTACCATTCACTTCCTCCCCAGACCCCACGCCTTCCCAGAACCCCCTGTCACTGATGATGACCCAGATGTCCAAGTACGCCATGCCCAGCTCCACCCCGCTCTACCACAATGCCATCAAGACCATCGCCACCTCAGACGACGAGCTGCTGCCCGACCGGCCCCTGCtgccccccccaccaccaccacagggcTCTGGGCCAG GGATCAGCAACAGCCAGCCCAGCCAGATGCACCTGAACTCAGCCGCTGCCCAGAGCCCCATGGGCATGAACCTGCCAGGCCAGCAGCCCCTGTCCCATGAGCCCCCGCCCGCCATgctgccctcccccacccctctgGGCTCCAACATTCCACTGCATCCCAACCCACAGGGGACAGGAGGGCCCCCTCAAAACTCCATGATGATGGCCCCAGGGGGCCCCGACTCCCTGAATGCCCCGTGTGGCCCGGTGCCCAGCTCCTCCCAGATGATGCCCTTCCCCCCTCGACTGCAGCAGCCACATGGTGCCATGGCCCCcactgggggtgggggcggggggcctGGCCTGCAGCAGCACTACCCGTCAGGCATGCCCCTGCCTCCCGAGGACCTGCCCAACCAGCCGCCAGGCCCCATGCCTCCCCAGCAGCACTTGATGGGCAAAGCCATGGCTGGGCGCATGGGCGACACATACCCACCGGGTGTGCTCCCTGGGGTGGCATCAGTGCTGAACGACCCCGAGCTGAGCGAGGTGATCCGGCCCACCCCAACGGGGATCCCCGAGTTCGACTTGTCGAGGATCATCCCCTCTGAGAAGCCAAGCAGCACCCTCCAGTACTTCCCCAAGAGCGAGAACCAGCCCCCCAAGGCTCAGCCCCCCAATCTGCATCTCATGAACCTGCAGAACATGATGGCGGAGCAGActccttctcggcctcccaacctCCCAGGCCAGCAGGGTGTCCAGCGGGGGCTCAACATGTCCATGTGCCACCCCGGACAGATGTCCTTGCTGGGCAGGACAGGCGTACCCCCACAGCAGGGGATGGTGCCCCATGGCCTGCACCAGGGGGTCATGTCCCCTCCACAAGGCCTCATGACCCAGCAGAATTTCATGCTGATGAAGCAGCGGGGCGTGGGGGGCGAGGTCTACAGCCAGCCGCCCCACATGCTCTCCCCGCAGGGCTCCCTCATGGGCCCCCCACCCCAGCAGAACCTCATGGTGTCCCACCCCCTTCGGCAGCGCAGTGTGTCCCTGGACAGCCAGATGGGCTACCTCCCGGCGCCAGGCGGCATGGCCAACCTGCCCTTCTAG
- the BCL9L gene encoding B-cell CLL/lymphoma 9-like protein isoform X6 gives MAAPQLGPGQTTQLPLSESSVPGAPHGPPPGLRPDAPGGGGGGGGVPGKPPSQFVYVFTTHLANTAAEAVLQGRADSILAYHQQNVPRAKLDQAPKVPPTPEPLPLSTPTAGTPQSQPPPLPPPPPPAPGSAPPALPPEGPPEDSSQDLAPNSVGAASTGGGTGGTHPNTPTATTANNPLPPGGDPSSAPGPALLGEAAPTGNGQRSLVGSEGLSKEQLEHRERSLQTLRDIERLLLRSGETEPFLKGTPGGAGEGGPTAQAPPPPAQQPPTAPPSGLKKYEEPLQSMISQTQSLGGPPLEHEVPGHPPGGDMGQQMNMMIQRLGQDSLTPEQVAWRKLQEEYYEEKRRKEEQIGLHGGRPLQDMMGMGGMMVRGPPPPYHSKPGDQWPPGMGAQLRGPMDVQDPMQLRGGPPFPGPRFPGNQIQRVPGFGGMQSMPMEVPMNAMQRPVRPGMGWTEDLPPMGGPSNFAQNTMPYPGGQGEAERFMTPRVREELLRHQLLEKRSMGMQRPLGMAGSGMGQSMEMERMMQAHRQMDPAMFPGQMAGGEGLAGTPMGMEFGGGRGLLSPPMGQSGLREVDPPMGPGNLNMNMNVNMNMNMNLNVQMTPQQQMLMSQKMRGPGDMMGPQGLSPEEMARVRAQNSSGVMGGPQKMLMPSQFPSQGQQGFSGGQGPYQAMSQDMGNTQDMFSPDQSSMPMSNVGTTRLSHMPLPAASNPPGTVHSAPNRGLGRRPSDLTISINQMGSPGMGHLKSPTLSQVHSPLVTSPSANLKSPQTPSQMVPLPSANPPGPLKSPQVLGSSLSVRSPTGSPSRLKSPSMAVPSPGWVASPKTAMPSPGVSQNKQPPLNMNSSTTLSNMEQGALPPSGPRSSSSAPPANPPSGLMNSSLPFTSSPDPTPSQNPLSLMMTQMSKYAMPSSTPLYHNAIKTIATSDDELLPDRPLLPPPPPPQGSGPGISNSQPSQMHLNSAAAQSPMGMNLPGQQPLSHEPPPAMLPSPTPLGSNIPLHPNPQGTGGPPQNSMMMAPGGPDSLNAPCGPVPSSSQMMPFPPRLQQPHGAMAPTGGGGGGPGLQQHYPSGMPLPPEDLPNQPPGPMPPQQHLMGKAMAGRMGDTYPPGVLPGVASVLNDPELSEVIRPTPTGIPEFDLSRIIPSEKPSSTLQYFPKSENQPPKAQPPNLHLMNLQNMMAEQTPSRPPNLPGQQGVQRGLNMSMCHPGQMSLLGRTGVPPQQGMVPHGLHQGVMSPPQGLMTQQNFMLMKQRGVGGEVYSQPPHMLSPQGSLMGPPPQQNLMVSHPLRQRSVSLDSQMGYLPAPGGMANLPF, from the exons ATGGCGGCCCCACAGCTGGGTCCCGGCCAAACCACCCAACTGCCCCTCAGCGAGAGCAGCGTGCCAGGCGCCCCGCACGGCCCTCCTCCTGGCCTTCGGCCTGATGCccctgggggcgggggcgggggcgggggcgtcCCCGGAAAGCCTCCCTCGCAGTTCGTATACGTCTTCACCACCCACCTGGCCAACAC GGCTGCGGAGGCAGTGCTGCAGGGCCGGGCAGACTCCATCCTCGCCTACCACCAGCAGAACGTGCCCCGGGCCAAGCTTGACCAG GCCCCTAAAGTGCCCCCCACCCCAGAACCGCTACCCCTGAGCACGCCGACAGCGGGCACCCCACAGTCCCAGCCACCTCCactgccgccgccgccacccccggcccctgGCAGTGCCCCGCCTGCTCTGCCCCCAGAGGGGCCTCCTGAGGACAGCAGTCAGGACCTGGCCCCCAACTCAGTGGGAGCTGCCAGCACAGGTGGTGGGACTGGGGGCACCCACCCTAACACCCCGACGGCTACCACCGCCAacaaccctctgcctcctggaggaGACCCCAGCAGTGcccccggccctgccctgctgGGGGAGGCAGCCCCCACTGGAAACGGGCAGCGCAGCCTGGTGGGCTCAGAGGGCCTGTCCAAAGAGCAGCTGGAGCATCGGGAACGGTCCCTCCAGACGCTGCGAGACATTGAGCGACTGCTGCTCCGCAGCGGAGAGACTGAgcccttcctcaaggggaccccAGGAGGAGCGGGTGAGGGGGGCCCAACAGCACAAGcaccccctccccccgcccaGCAGCCACCCACGGCCCCTCCCAGCGGGCTGAAGAAGTACGAGGAACCCTTGCAGTCCATGATTTCGCAGACACAGAGCCTAGGGGGCCCCCCTCTGGAGCACGAAGTGCCTGGGCACCCCCCGGGTGGGGACATGGGGCAGCAGATGAACATGATGATACAGAGGCTAGGCCAGGACAGCCTCACGCCCGAGCAGGTGGCCTGGCGCAAGCTGCAGGAGGAGTACTACGAGGAGAAACGGCGGAAAGAGGAACAGATTGGGCTGCACGGGGGCCGCCCTCTGCAGGACATGATGGGCATGGGGGGCATGATGGTGAGGGGGCCCCCGCCTCCTTACCACAGCAAGCCTGGGGATCAGTGGCCGCCTGGAATGGGTGCGCAGCTGCGGGGACCCATGGATGTTCAAGATCCCATGCAGCTCCGGGGCGGACCTCCCTTTCCTGGCCCCCGTTTCCCAGGCAACCAGATACAACGGGTGCCTGGGTTTGGGGGCATGCAGAGTATGCCCATGGAGGTGCCCATGAATGCCATGCAGAGGCCCGTAAGACCAGGCATGGGCTGGACCGAAGACTTGCCCCCTATGGGGGGACCCAGCAATTTTGCCCAGAACACCATGCCCTACCCAGGTGGGCAGGGTGAGGCGGAGCGATTCATGACCCCCCGAGTCCGTGAGGAGCTGCTGCGGCACCAGCTGCTGGAGAAGCGGTCGATGGGCATGCAGCGCCCCCTGGGCATGGCAGGCAGTGGCATGGGACAGAGCATGGAGATGGAGCGGATGATGCAGGCGCACCGGCAGATGGATCCTGCCATGTTCCCCGGGCAGATGGCTGGCGGTGAGGGCCTGGCGGGCACTCCCATGGGCATGGAGTTTGGTGGAGGCCGGGGCCTCCTGAGCCCTCCCATGGGACAGTCTGGGCTGAGGGAGGTGGACCCGCCCATGGGGCCAGGCAACCTCAACATGAACATGAATGTGAACATGAACATGAACATGAACCTGAACGTGCAGATGACCCCTCAGCAGCAGATGCTGATGTCGCAGAAGATGCGGGGCCCTGGGGACATGATGGGGCCCCAGGGCCTCAGTCCTGAGGAGATGGCCCGGGTTCGGGCCCAGAACAGCAGTGGCGTGATGGGCGGCCCGCAAAAGATGCTGATGCCTTCACAGTTTCCTAGCCAGGGCCAGCAGGGATTCTCTGGGGGCCAGGGACCCTACCAAGCCATGTCCCAGGACATGGGCAATACCCAAGACATGTTCAGCCCTGATCAGAGCTCAATGCCCATGAGCAACGTGGGCACCACCCGGCTCAGCCACATGCCTCTGCCCGCTGCCTCCAATCCTCCTGGGACCGTGCATTCAGCCCCAAACCGGGGGCTAGGCAGGCGGCCTTCGGACCTCACCATCAGTATTAATCAGATGGGCTCACCGGGCATGGGTCACTTGAAGTCACCCACCCTTAGCCAGGTGCACTCACCCCTGGTCACCTCGCCCTCTGCCAACCTCAAGTCACCCCAGACTCCCTCACAGATGGTGCCCTTGCCTTCTGCCAACCCGCCAGGACCTCTCAAGTCGCCCCAGGTCCTCGGCTCCTCCCTCAGCGTCCGTTCACCCACTGGCTCGCCCAGCAGGCTCAAGTCTCCTTCCATGGCGGTGCCTTCTCCAGGCTGGGTTGCCTCACCCAAGACGGCCATGCCCAGTCCTGGGGTCTCCCAGAACAAGCAGCCGCCTCTCAACATGAACTCTTccaccaccctgagcaacatggaaCAGG GTGCCCTCCCGCCTAGCGGCCCCCGGAGCAGCTCCTCAGCACCTCCCGCCAACCCTCCCAGCGGCCTCATGAACTCCAGCCTACCATTCACTTCCTCCCCAGACCCCACGCCTTCCCAGAACCCCCTGTCACTGATGATGACCCAGATGTCCAAGTACGCCATGCCCAGCTCCACCCCGCTCTACCACAATGCCATCAAGACCATCGCCACCTCAGACGACGAGCTGCTGCCCGACCGGCCCCTGCtgccccccccaccaccaccacagggcTCTGGGCCAG GGATCAGCAACAGCCAGCCCAGCCAGATGCACCTGAACTCAGCCGCTGCCCAGAGCCCCATGGGCATGAACCTGCCAGGCCAGCAGCCCCTGTCCCATGAGCCCCCGCCCGCCATgctgccctcccccacccctctgGGCTCCAACATTCCACTGCATCCCAACCCACAGGGGACAGGAGGGCCCCCTCAAAACTCCATGATGATGGCCCCAGGGGGCCCCGACTCCCTGAATGCCCCGTGTGGCCCGGTGCCCAGCTCCTCCCAGATGATGCCCTTCCCCCCTCGACTGCAGCAGCCACATGGTGCCATGGCCCCcactgggggtgggggcggggggcctGGCCTGCAGCAGCACTACCCGTCAGGCATGCCCCTGCCTCCCGAGGACCTGCCCAACCAGCCGCCAGGCCCCATGCCTCCCCAGCAGCACTTGATGGGCAAAGCCATGGCTGGGCGCATGGGCGACACATACCCACCGGGTGTGCTCCCTGGGGTGGCATCAGTGCTGAACGACCCCGAGCTGAGCGAGGTGATCCGGCCCACCCCAACGGGGATCCCCGAGTTCGACTTGTCGAGGATCATCCCCTCTGAGAAGCCAAGCAGCACCCTCCAGTACTTCCCCAAGAGCGAGAACCAGCCCCCCAAGGCTCAGCCCCCCAATCTGCATCTCATGAACCTGCAGAACATGATGGCGGAGCAGActccttctcggcctcccaacctCCCAGGCCAGCAGGGTGTCCAGCGGGGGCTCAACATGTCCATGTGCCACCCCGGACAGATGTCCTTGCTGGGCAGGACAGGCGTACCCCCACAGCAGGGGATGGTGCCCCATGGCCTGCACCAGGGGGTCATGTCCCCTCCACAAGGCCTCATGACCCAGCAGAATTTCATGCTGATGAAGCAGCGGGGCGTGGGGGGCGAGGTCTACAGCCAGCCGCCCCACATGCTCTCCCCGCAGGGCTCCCTCATGGGCCCCCCACCCCAGCAGAACCTCATGGTGTCCCACCCCCTTCGGCAGCGCAGTGTGTCCCTGGACAGCCAGATGGGCTACCTCCCGGCGCCAGGCGGCATGGCCAACCTGCCCTTCTAG